The following coding sequences lie in one Candidatus Nitrospira allomarina genomic window:
- a CDS encoding TetR/AcrR family transcriptional regulator, producing MPLSPKRISGPVRKAKIIQSAASLFAKKGFSGTKTREIAQRAGVSEALIFKHFPSKDDLYAAILAEESPVPGLLSKIRSLAEQQKDIEVFSVIARTVVGGAPDSDLMRLILFSALENHEMSDMFFHNHIRVFYDFLAGYIQQRIDDGAFQPVQPLIAARAFMGMLIYHRLLTVLFQAQLPQTAEDISRTFVNLMMNGLKLPSLKGAVRRSGQTNKPRTRTARKV from the coding sequence ATGCCATTATCACCGAAACGAATAAGCGGTCCGGTGCGGAAGGCCAAAATTATTCAGTCGGCGGCCTCCTTATTTGCCAAAAAAGGATTTAGCGGGACCAAGACCCGGGAAATTGCCCAGAGAGCAGGGGTCAGCGAAGCCCTTATTTTCAAACATTTTCCCAGTAAAGATGATTTGTATGCGGCCATTCTTGCGGAGGAATCACCCGTGCCGGGATTACTCTCCAAAATAAGAAGTCTCGCTGAGCAACAAAAGGATATTGAGGTGTTTTCCGTGATTGCCAGGACGGTGGTCGGAGGGGCTCCGGATTCCGATTTGATGAGGCTGATTTTGTTTAGCGCACTGGAAAACCATGAGATGTCGGATATGTTTTTCCACAATCACATCCGGGTGTTTTATGATTTTTTGGCCGGCTACATTCAACAGCGCATAGATGATGGAGCCTTTCAGCCCGTTCAGCCCCTCATCGCCGCCCGCGCCTTTATGGGCATGCTGATTTATCATCGGTTGTTGACGGTCCTATTTCAAGCCCAACTTCCTCAGACGGCCGAAGACATTTCGCGGACCTTTGTGAACCTCATGATGAACGGACTTAAACTCCCTTCTCTGAAGGGAGCGGTGCGCAGATCAGGTCAGACAAATAAACCCCGGACGCGGACGGCACGGAAGGT